The window CGCGGCGCCAGGACGGGCGTCTGACCGTCGCACTCGTCAGCGAGGTCTTCTGGGAGCCGGACGGGCTGGGCCGTCTCGACGAGCGGCTGGACGAGGCCGCCCGACGGGGAGCGGACGTGGCGCTCCTGCCGGAGCTGCCCCTGCATCCCTGGCGACCGGCCACCACCCAGGCCGTGGACGAAGACGCGGAGCCGATGGGCGGGCCCCGGATGACGGCCCAGGCGGCGGCGGCGGGGCGAGCCGGGATCGGCCTGGTGGGCGGGATCATCCACCGCGACGCCGATGGGCGCCGGACCAGCCGGGCGCTCGTCTTCGATGCCGGAGGCGAGCTGCTGTCCACCTTCGAGAAGCTTCATCTGCCCGAGGAGCCCGGCTTCTGGGAGACGAGCCACTACGAGCCCGGCAGCGCCGTGGCGCGACCCATCGGCGCCTTTGGCATGCCGATCGGGATCCAGATCTGCTCCGACACGAATCGGCCCGAGGGCTCGCACCTGCTCGGCGCGCTCGGGGCCGAGGCCATCCTCGTCCCGCGCGCCAGCGAAGAGAAGACCTACCAGCGCTGGAAGGTCGTCTTCCGGGCCAACGCCCTGACGTCGGCCGCCTACGTTCTATCCGTCAACCGACCGTACCCGGAGGCCGGGATCCTGCTGGGCGGGCCCTCGGTCGCCGTCGACCCCAGCGGGTTCGCGTTGGTGGAGACGACGGATCGGCTGGCCCTCGTCACTCTCGAGCACGACGTGATCGCCAAGGCCCGTACCGCGTACCCGGGCTACCTGCCCGTTCGAGCCCGTCTGTATGCGGATGCCTGGGCGGAGGTGGAGGCGACGCCTACTCGGCCAGGATGAAGGTGCCCTGGGCCAGCAGCTCCGTGCCTCGGTACACTCGCATCACATAGGTCCCCGCGCCCAGCGCGTCCAGGAGGGCGTTGGTCGGCACCGTGAACCCGTCGACGGTGGCATTCGGGTCCTGCAGGTCCACCTGATTCTCGGTCGTGATGACGATTGTCTCGGACCCGTCCTCGTTGATGCGGGCCACCTCCTCCCCGAGTTGGGTCACCCCGAACGGCGCCGTCAGCTCGATGGAGTGGGCGAACGTCGTGCCCGGCGTAAACGTGTCGGTCGGGTTCGTCACCCGCTGGGTGTCGACGTTGAGGCCCAACCCGAAGGTCAACGTGCCGGGCAGGATCGGCCCGACGCTGGCCGACGGGTCGGGAGAGCCGCCGCTGGGGTCGGGCGTGGGCTCGGCGGTCGGCTCCACGGTGGCCGAAGGCGTTGGGGTGGCCGCCGCCACCGGGGGCGCCGGGGGCAGGATGCCGCCGAGGACGAGGCCGATCACCACCGCCAGCGCAATCGTTCCGAGCGCCGCGCCAATGGCAATCAGTGATCCCTGGGTCAGGACTGCTGCCTCAGCCGCCGCAGCCACCGCGGCGGCGGTCAGCGGCGCGCCGCAGGAGCGGCAGATCTGGGCCCAAGCCGGGTTGGCGTTACCGCAGTTGGCGCACTCCAGCGTGTCCTCGGCCATCGGCGGGGAGCCTAGCACGGAGCCCCGGCCGGGGTCGGTCAGTCGACGACGAACTCCGCGTGACGGAGGTTGACGATGA is drawn from Chloroflexota bacterium and contains these coding sequences:
- a CDS encoding carbon-nitrogen hydrolase family protein, coding for MTAPRRQDGRLTVALVSEVFWEPDGLGRLDERLDEAARRGADVALLPELPLHPWRPATTQAVDEDAEPMGGPRMTAQAAAAGRAGIGLVGGIIHRDADGRRTSRALVFDAGGELLSTFEKLHLPEEPGFWETSHYEPGSAVARPIGAFGMPIGIQICSDTNRPEGSHLLGALGAEAILVPRASEEKTYQRWKVVFRANALTSAAYVLSVNRPYPEAGILLGGPSVAVDPSGFALVETTDRLALVTLEHDVIAKARTAYPGYLPVRARLYADAWAEVEATPTRPG
- a CDS encoding zinc ribbon domain-containing protein; the encoded protein is MAEDTLECANCGNANPAWAQICRSCGAPLTAAAVAAAAEAAVLTQGSLIAIGAALGTIALAVVIGLVLGGILPPAPPVAAATPTPSATVEPTAEPTPDPSGGSPDPSASVGPILPGTLTFGLGLNVDTQRVTNPTDTFTPGTTFAHSIELTAPFGVTQLGEEVARINEDGSETIVITTENQVDLQDPNATVDGFTVPTNALLDALGAGTYVMRVYRGTELLAQGTFILAE